The stretch of DNA TCACAGTTTGTACCAGGATTGGCTTCAAGTGACAAAAGCCCAAAATATGAGATGCTCACCATCACGGGAGTCTCTCACCTCACTGTGCCTGGTGGGACGGCCTCACCTTCAGGGAACCAGGCCCCCCCACACGTCCTCTCTATCTGAGATTCAAGTGTAACTGGGGACCTGTATTTTATTCACTCAATCTGGCAACTCTCAGTTCAGTGGGTCCTGCTGTCCCAAGGGTTCTGAGTAGGAGATGTGTGATATCAATACTTAGAGGCTTTTGCCCACTGGACAGGCCAGCAAATTCAGAATACACCAGTTTCTCTGGGGACTGAAGTTCTGAGGTACAAAAGCTGTGTCTCCTGGTAGAGCCAGTATTCACACGTGCTTCCCCACCTGTGCTGTGCGGCACAGCCAGGCTGGCACCGCCTGCATGCCGGGGACTGCAGGGTCCTGGGACGTGGGACTTTCAGTACTGAAACCAGGAAAGTGCCAGCCGGGACCCAGGGCACCGATAACAGGGTCAACAGGGCCTGTCTCCTACTGAAGCATCGGTTTAACCCAAAGACTCTGGGAGTTGGGTTTAgatgacaatattttaaaaatattgatatcaACAGATCTATTATTCCCAAAGCACAACCTGCACACCCCTCTAAGATAAAAGACAACCTCCAGGACGTGCCGCTCTTGCGTCAGGCAGTGCTGCCCTGAGGCACCTGCACGTCCTCACAAGTGCAGGGGCTGCCCGGCTGGGATCACCTGCCCACCCACCCTCTCGGGGCAGCTGACAAATGAGGCAGCCCCATGCTGTGCCGGGATCCACCCGCTGCTGCTGCCTGGCTGCCCTCGCGCTTTCCGCGGGTGCCGCCTCGCCCGACGCGCCCTGGTGCTGCCGCAGCGTGGCACGCCGGCAGTTCTCCAGTGAGTGTCAGCTCACTTCCGTTTCAAAACAGACGAGTGAGTAGGTTGTCAACcgcacaaaggaaaacagtcttcTATTCAAACACCACAAATATCGAGATGCCCAGAGTAACAGGGACCCCGCACCCAGAATGCCCAGGAGAGGACGGAGGAGAGCGCTGAGGGCGAGGGGGTGGCCTCGGCAGGAGACGCCGCCCGCCTGGGAAGCCTGTGtgtgcggggcgggggcgggcatCGGGTGAATCGGCCTCTAGATCAAAGTCTGAACGGCCTCGCTGGAGGGTCCCTGCAGGTACTGCACGTGCCACGATGCCCAAGCTCCGCATGCAGTACTGAGGACAAGCTGCGAGGCAGAATAGCAAACTGTATTTACTGTCGGCAGTAGGAAAGGACGACAAGGAACGTCCAACGTGGGGAGTAAACACAACAGAGCAGCAGACACCCCACCCGTGCGCGAAGagcaaaacacaaagcaaacGCAGACATGTTGAGCGGGACCGCAGGCAGCGCGGGGCCGTCCGGGGGCGGCTTTCCCGGGACAGGCGCCCAGTGCCTCGCGGGACGGAGGTCACGCGCCACGCGGCCCCCGCTTACCTCCCCGGGTCGCAGAGCGCAGCCGCCTCCGCCCGTCACCCGCCCCGCAGCGGCCCTCTCACACGAGCCACGGCTGCACGCTCAGCAGCGCCCGCTCTTCCTTTCTCACCCGCAGCCCGTGCTCGTGCAAGGGCGGCGCCGGCGGGGAGCACTCCGAGGCCCCGGCGCTGCTGCGGGCGAGTGTGTGGGGGTCCCCTGCTTCTCTAGGAGGGGCCGGGGGAAGCCAGCTTCACCGCCCCTCAGCAGCCTCGCCGCCCGGGCTCCACACCCCGCCGGGGCCGCGGTCCTCAAGAACTTCTTAACTTTCAACAGTCGCTCCAGTGCTTTCCACTCAACTTTACTACGTTCGGACAAAGCTTACATTTATAAGAGTTAGCATTAAAAAAGTCTGTGCCCACGAGAAACAGGGAGTGAAAATTTGTCTCCCATCCCGACTGTGTCCCCAAAACTCGCCCCACAGAAGCACCCCCAGAGCAGCGAGGGGAGTTCTCCACATGAGTAGCCTCAGGGGGTGTCAACACCTGGGGTAGGAGCCCCGTCTAGACAGAAAGTGGGCCCCGGGGCCACACGCTGGGGGGAAATGTCACAGGAgggagaaaaaacacaaatgcaagtaaaaacagaaccaaaacccCTCGCCACAGGTTCTACCCAAACAAAGGTATCAGGTCGACGGGCCGAGGGCAGCTGCGGACATCCCCGCGGCCGCACTGAAGCACGTCAGAGAGCAACGTCCTTCCGGGGAATGTCCTCCGTGTCTCAGCCTCCCGGGTGCGGGCATGATCACGCCTTCACTGCTCAACAGCAAACACAAGCCCGGCGGCACGAGGGCACAGGGGCTCCAGGGGCCGCGCCCTGGGAGGCAGCTGGCCCCCCGGGAGCCCCCCGTCTGCTGCCGGAACACGTCGATGGTGTCTTCGTCCTCCATCTCCAGCTGCAGACACAGAGGGAGTGGTGAACGTCCTCACGTCGCAGGGAGGGGACCCGCCCCGCTGAGCACACAGGGTCCGGAGCTGCCCGACACCCCCACCCCGCACGCTGGGCACACTGCCCCAAGGTGCCCGGGCCCGGAGCCTGCCCTTGGCGGGCACGCGGGGACACAGGCTCAGCGGTGGATTTCCCCAGGCTTCCCTCACGGGACTCCCAAAGGAACGGTCAACGTCAGGGACTGGACCGGATAGAACAACGAAGTCCTGTTACAAATAAACAGGTGTCTAAAGTTTTACTGGAAAGTACAAACTGTCCAACGTGGCAGATCCAGGGTCCAGACCACAAGTGGGCGGTGACCGCACCTGCCCAGCTCGCCCAGAGCCCAGAGAGGGGGTCGGGGACCAGCAGGCCCAGGCTTCATCCGTGACCCTGGACCACCTCTGCCGAGCACCCAGCCCTCCTGCGCCTTCTCCCAACACAGAGGAGGCTGACAAAGGAcatttttctcattcaaaaaccaagcttcaaaaatacaaaatcaaataaTCTAATAATTAAAGCCATTAAGAAAATGTaggggggtttccctggtggtgcagcagttaagaatccacctgccaaatggaggggatgtgggttcgatctctggtccgggaagatcccacatgcctcggagcaacgaagcccgtgcgccacacctactgagcctgcgctctagagcgcTTGCTGTGtgacaagagaagtcaccatgatgagaagccctcgcaccacaacaaggagcagtccccgctcgccacaactagacaaagcccgtgtacagtaacaaagacccaacacagccaaaaaataaaaataaataaataaaaaaaaaaaaaaaaggaaagaaaatgtagggacgtccctggctgcccagtggttagtTCTCCgtgcgtccactgcagggggcacgggctcCAGCCCTGGTcaggtggtcagggaactaagatgccacatgcgcagtgcagccaaaaaaatttttttcaataaatcaaaaagaaaaaaagaaagaaaatgtaaggtgggagttccctggcggtccagtggttgggacgctgcacttccactgccaggggcccaggttcagtccctggtcgggggagTAGGATCCCGCAAGCCGCTTGGAGtggccaaagaaaacaaagaaaggagatGTAAGGCATTCTCTCTCTGTGAGCAGCAATCAGTGACTCTCAGTGCGGGCGTCCCAGACGGCGTCCTCACACGCAGATCAGGGGGAGCCCTCGCGTCCAGCCAGGGCTGGCCTTCCTACCTGTGCTGGGGTGTCTGTTTCATTAATTGGTTGTCCATCAAACCTGAATCGAATCTGTCTCATTGACAAGccctgaaaagaaaaagcaattatcATTAAATATTTCCAGCTGAcatattaattcaaaaagaatCACAGTTATATCAAGACACCAGATTTCTGAATATACAGACTTACGATGCAGTTGACCACAAAGCCTCACCAGTGGGGCTACAGCCCCACAACAGCCTTTCAGACATCACCATTCCAGCACCTTCTGGCTcctgggcccccccccccccccacgccctccCTCTCGCTCCCCTCCAGGCACTGAGCAGGATTTCAACAATGTTGGCACCATCACTTCCTCCCCTTTAAAGAATTCTCAGAAATAGGTCGGGTGGCCATGAGGCCTGTGCCGAGCAGCCCGCCTGAGGCTGGGAAGCTGCCCTTCTGTGACCTGAGGGAACGGGTGGACGTGCTCGGGGGCAGAGCCAGTGCATCAGGACAGACAGGATTAAAACAGCATCTCTGCTCCCTCCTGAAACCTACTGACGtgatacaaagaaacaaaaaagccgTAAACAACAAggacagagagcaggagaggggacaGGCCAGCAGACAAAGGACATCACCTCTGGGCTGGAAGCTACAGGACAGTGGACACTAGACCCCAAGGTCAGgatgtggcgggggggggggggtttggggaggggaacAAGAACCccaagaggggaaggggctgggcgCACAGGTGTGAGGCAGAGATGTAGCAGACTTGGGGTGACTGCTGGGAAGTCCACATCTGAGCCCCAAATCGGGGCCCCCAACCCCAAGGTCAGGTGCTGTCCATCCCACAGGCAGAAGGTCCACATTCTGAAGAACTGGACTCAGAGCCCCGGGCTGGGGACACCAGGCACAAAGGAGGCAGTGACAGGTGGCCGGTGGAAGCAGGAGAGTGACGGCCAGCACACCCAACACCTCACCGAGCCCACGCCTCCCGCCCGCCGAGCTCCCAGGCCACAGGCAGCAGCTGGAGGCCACTTCCGGGAAACCTAACCACTCACAGACGGCGACACCTGGGACCCCCCACAGAGCCACCATCCAGGCGGGTCACCCCACAGCAACGTGCGGGCCCTGTTGACACACCAGGGTGCGGCTTCTCACCAGCTTTTCAGTGCTTCATTCTTAAAGGTGAGCTGTCTGCCGCCCAGGGAGAGAGAACAGTTAAGGAAAGACTAATAATGTGAAGGGTCAaagcaaaggaggaggaaaggaatgaaGCGGGCACAGGGGGATGATGGGATCAGAGAATTCCAGGATGCGTGCACGCACACCCAtgcacatgcactcacacacagggatgcacacacacagacacacagacacacacacacacgcccctgaAGCTCTTAGGGAGGTAGAAAACAATACAAAGTTCCCCTTGGGGAAAAACAAGCctcagaaaacaggaaagaacaagAACTTCTGAAAATCAGAAATCATGacagggggcttccctgctggcgcagtggttaagaatccacctgccagtgcaggggacacaggttcaatccccggtctgggaagatcccacatgcctaggagcaaactaagtccgtgcaccacaactgctgagcccacgtgctacaactaccgaagcctgctggcctagagcctgtgctccacaagagaagccaccccaatgagaagcccgtgcaccacaatgaagacccaaagcagtcaaaattaatttaaaaaaaatcatgacagAAACAAGACTGTCCATAAAAAGCAGGAACGTAAAGTTGAGAAAACCTCCTAGAAAGCAGACACAAAGCAACAAAGCCCAAGCACAATGGGAGGAAATGATCCAACCCAACACACCTGGGGCAGGAGGCCGCACGCTGGGTGCGAGCCCCACCGCACAGGGGCACAGTTGCCAAAGAACTAACGGAAGGTCTACTTTCTGAACTAAAGTGAGTTTCTAGACCAAAAAGGGCGAGAATGTGCCCAGAAGAGTAACTGATAAAACTGCCTACCTCACAGCAGGGGAATAAGGTCGCAAAACCTATCAGAGATAAGCCAAGTCACAAGGAAAGGACAAAGAATCCGAATATCATTGAACGTTCCCTACCAATGCTGGAAATTAGAAGGAAATGATGCAATAACtccaaaaccaaaaaatgaatTTCAAGCTCTGTGCGATCAACCACTCCAGCATGAGGTTCACAGAGCAAGGCACTGTCGGACCTGCAGTATTTCTCATACCCTTTCTGAACAAGATGCTGGAAAGCTGTGCTCTATCAAAGCCGGGGAAGATTAATCCAGAAAACGCACAGGAGGGGGGCCCAGGCCGTTTGCAGAACGACTGTCTGGGATGAGGGACAGGAAGGCaggggcccagggtgggggtgcgggggagGTGCAGCCCAGCAGGAAGTTTAGGGCATAATTAATAATGGGCACCCAGCCCCCACAAATGGCACACAACGGCCACCAGACCAAGAAAACAGGCCCCAGACGCGAGCCAGAGAGCAGCAGAGGCGCCGTGTGGCTCCGGGCAGCGCCGCCCTGGTCACGACGGGAGCAGGAGATGCcccagccaggggctggggggcagctgCGCGCAGGGCACCGGGGCACGTGTGGGCGGCGGGTCAGAGCCGAAGTCCCACCTCGCACAGGCGAAGTAATCTCCAACGtgaaaaaatgtgaagaaatagaAGCGCAAGCATATTTACCAAGAAAAAGTGGGGGGAAAAGGTGGAGTTGAAAGGGATCTCCTCTGAGGAGCGAGGTCTGAaaagtggggagaaa from Hippopotamus amphibius kiboko isolate mHipAmp2 chromosome 10, mHipAmp2.hap2, whole genome shotgun sequence encodes:
- the SUMO3 gene encoding small ubiquitin-related modifier 3, which produces MSEEKPKEGVKTENDHISLKVAGQDGSVVQFKIKRHTPLSKLMRAYCERQGLSMRQIRFRFDGQPINETDTPAQLEMEDEDTIDVFRQQTGGSRGASCLPGRGPWSPCALVPPGLCLLLSSEGVIMPAPGRLRHGGHSPEGRCSLTCFSAAAGMSAAALGPST